One genomic region from Polyangiaceae bacterium encodes:
- a CDS encoding thiolase domain-containing protein (Catalyzes the synthesis of acetoacetyl coenzyme A from two molecules of acetyl coenzyme A. It can also act as a thiolase, catalyzing the reverse reaction and generating two-carbon units from the four-carbon product of fatty acid oxidation), with protein sequence MSVHILGGYQSDFARNLARSEQGIDVLARECVEGALGDAGLEPADVQCIHVGNAFGELFLGQAQLGGLPATVLPGLWGVPAMRHEAACASGSMAVLGAMADIEAGRYEVALVLGIEQERNVPGDLATQHLGAAAYVGHEATECRYIWPHLFDRVAEEYERRHGLDHTHLAQIARKNFENARKNPLAQTRRWQLDERHFSDDDEVNPVVEGRLRRHDCSQLTDGAACVVLASEAFARSRRANAQQPQILGWGHRTAGLSLEQKLERSRESSHVFPHARQAALDALQRAGLGSVRELDGIETHDCFSITEYVAIDHFGITEPGQSYRAIESGELLLSGALPMNPSGGLMGLGHPVGATGVRMLWDAARQVVGRAGDNQVEGATRFATFNIGGSCTTVASFVVGI encoded by the coding sequence ATGAGCGTACACATCCTCGGTGGGTACCAGAGTGACTTCGCGAGGAACCTTGCCCGTTCGGAGCAGGGCATCGACGTGCTGGCCCGTGAGTGTGTGGAAGGCGCGTTGGGTGACGCCGGACTCGAACCCGCCGATGTGCAATGTATCCATGTGGGAAATGCCTTCGGTGAGCTGTTCCTCGGACAAGCACAGCTCGGCGGCCTACCGGCGACGGTGCTTCCCGGCCTCTGGGGAGTCCCCGCGATGCGCCACGAGGCCGCGTGCGCTTCGGGAAGCATGGCGGTGTTGGGCGCCATGGCGGACATCGAGGCAGGCCGGTATGAGGTCGCGCTGGTACTAGGCATCGAGCAGGAGCGCAATGTCCCGGGAGACCTTGCGACCCAACACCTCGGTGCGGCAGCCTACGTCGGCCACGAGGCGACTGAGTGTCGCTACATCTGGCCGCACCTCTTCGATCGAGTCGCGGAGGAGTACGAACGGCGTCACGGCCTCGACCACACTCACCTAGCCCAAATCGCCCGCAAGAACTTCGAGAACGCGCGCAAGAACCCGCTCGCGCAGACTCGGCGCTGGCAACTCGACGAGCGCCACTTCTCCGACGATGACGAAGTGAACCCGGTCGTCGAAGGGCGGCTCCGACGCCATGACTGTAGCCAGCTCACGGACGGGGCTGCGTGTGTGGTGCTAGCCTCCGAGGCGTTCGCGCGGTCGCGGCGGGCCAACGCTCAGCAGCCGCAGATCCTTGGCTGGGGACACCGCACGGCGGGGCTCTCGCTGGAGCAAAAGCTCGAGCGTAGTCGTGAGTCGTCCCATGTCTTTCCCCATGCGCGTCAGGCCGCTCTCGATGCACTCCAGCGCGCGGGACTTGGTTCCGTGCGGGAACTCGACGGAATCGAGACCCACGATTGCTTCAGCATCACGGAATACGTCGCTATCGATCACTTTGGCATCACCGAACCCGGCCAGAGCTACCGCGCGATCGAGTCCGGCGAGCTCTTGTTGTCTGGCGCCCTCCCGATGAACCCGAGCGGTGGGTTGATGGGCTTGGGTCACCCGGTGGGTGCAACCGGCGTGCGCATGCTCTGGGACGCGGCGCGGCAAGTCGTCGGTCGAGCGGGCGACAATCAGGTGGAAGGCGCGACCCGTTTCGCGACCTTCAACATCGGAGGAAGCTGCACTACCGTCGCGAGCTTCGTCGTTGGAATTTGA
- a CDS encoding AarF/ABC1/UbiB kinase family protein produces MGKRELDGIGKGWGRLLSTGKAASSAVRLAGAQILNAAPGKHEQLGELLAAELDQMKGMAMKVGQILSYMDGALPEEAQGALRKLQAGTRSVRFEVMQAAIEGSLGGTLEELFDSFEPEPIASASVGQVYRARFAGRDVAVKVQYPGIRDTIHADFSRFEGFSRIASLASAVDGPAIVSELRERFEEECDYRREAEWQNWFRQRFAAQAGVYVPEAIGERSSETVLTSEWAPGSDFYQFAAEADAARKQLAARTLLIFALRSLFELGCLNADPHPGNYLFPKTDRADQAVVFLDYGCVRRLDPDFVRHERRLFELVLENRRSDFEDAMLATGMIAKPKRFDFDFHWQLMCHQWAPYCGDHFEFTSEYIRAGAQYTGPSNPNLRLLAFPPQWIWVQRLVWGLHSVLTRLGARGNFGELARGVLGQRESASQQSLTP; encoded by the coding sequence ATGGGGAAGCGAGAGCTAGACGGGATCGGGAAGGGTTGGGGGCGGTTGCTCTCTACCGGGAAAGCCGCCTCCTCCGCGGTGCGCCTGGCGGGTGCTCAAATCCTGAATGCTGCCCCAGGGAAACATGAGCAGCTCGGTGAGCTGTTGGCAGCGGAGCTCGACCAGATGAAGGGGATGGCGATGAAGGTCGGCCAAATCCTCTCGTATATGGACGGCGCCCTCCCGGAAGAGGCGCAAGGCGCGTTGCGCAAGCTCCAGGCTGGCACGCGATCGGTGCGCTTCGAGGTGATGCAGGCAGCGATCGAGGGATCCTTGGGGGGAACCCTGGAAGAGCTATTCGACAGTTTCGAACCGGAGCCGATTGCTTCGGCTTCGGTGGGCCAGGTGTACCGTGCGCGCTTCGCTGGCCGAGACGTGGCCGTGAAGGTTCAGTACCCGGGGATCCGTGACACCATCCACGCGGACTTTTCACGCTTCGAGGGCTTCAGTCGCATCGCGAGTTTGGCTTCGGCTGTGGACGGTCCCGCGATTGTCAGCGAGCTGCGCGAGCGCTTCGAAGAAGAGTGCGACTACCGGCGGGAGGCCGAGTGGCAAAACTGGTTCAGGCAGCGCTTCGCCGCGCAGGCTGGGGTCTACGTGCCTGAAGCGATTGGCGAGCGCAGCTCGGAGACGGTGCTCACCAGTGAGTGGGCTCCAGGCAGCGACTTCTACCAGTTCGCAGCCGAAGCAGATGCCGCGAGGAAACAGTTGGCGGCTCGCACATTGCTGATCTTTGCTTTGCGGTCACTGTTTGAGCTCGGTTGTCTGAACGCCGATCCTCACCCCGGAAATTACCTCTTCCCGAAGACCGACCGGGCTGATCAGGCGGTGGTGTTTCTCGACTACGGTTGCGTGCGGCGTCTCGACCCAGACTTCGTCCGTCACGAGCGACGGCTCTTCGAGTTGGTGTTGGAGAACCGGCGCAGCGACTTCGAGGACGCAATGCTGGCGACTGGAATGATCGCCAAGCCGAAGCGCTTCGACTTCGATTTTCATTGGCAGCTGATGTGTCATCAATGGGCACCCTATTGCGGCGACCACTTCGAGTTCACTTCCGAGTATATCCGTGCAGGTGCGCAATATACGGGGCCTAGCAACCCGAACTTGCGGCTGCTCGCGTTCCCTCCTCAGTGGATTTGGGTCCAGCGCCTGGTCTGGGGACTCCACTCAGTGCTTACCCGCCTGGGTGCTCGAGGTAACTTCGGTGAGCTCGCCCGCGGCGTGCTCGGCCAGCGCGAGTCAGCGAGTCAGCAGAGCCTCACACCTTGA
- a CDS encoding carotenoid oxygenase family protein: protein MDIQVIKRHTSHLPQDDDHPYRQGAWTPNLVEYDALDLEVLEGELPKDLNGVYLRNTENPLFPALERYHPFDGDGMLHAVHFHDGKADYRNRLIPTRGLAEEQAAGETLFAGILEHPGMSKRPGWGARQGMKDASSTDVVVHAGRALSTFYQCGDAYACDPVTLEPLGAETWKGNFPAEWGVSAHTKVDEVARELLFFSYSKHAPYLRYGVVDASNEVVHHTDIPLPGPRLPHDLAFTENYVIVNDFPLFWDPKLLAQGIHHPRLFSELPTRFGVLPRRAAGTEVRWFEAPPTYALHFANAYEDGDEIVLDGYPQEDPAPRRQADDGPYSMLMRYIDLHTLRTHLTRWRFNLRTGETTTQRLDQRIAEFPMINGRYGGRPYRFVYAMTSKPGWFLFNGLLKHDLETGESQSYSFPEGTYASESPFAPKSAHGADEDAGYIVTLVTDTTHDRSECQVFDAKRIANGPIARLRLPERISSGTHSFFVPAWDL, encoded by the coding sequence GTGGATATCCAAGTCATCAAACGCCACACGAGTCACCTGCCTCAGGATGACGACCACCCGTATCGTCAGGGGGCGTGGACCCCGAACCTGGTGGAGTACGACGCGCTCGACCTCGAGGTGCTGGAGGGCGAGCTGCCGAAAGACTTGAACGGTGTCTACCTGCGCAACACCGAGAACCCGTTGTTTCCCGCGTTGGAGCGCTACCATCCATTCGACGGCGACGGGATGCTGCACGCGGTGCATTTCCACGATGGGAAAGCTGACTACAGGAACCGCCTGATCCCGACCCGTGGCCTGGCCGAGGAGCAAGCCGCCGGGGAGACGCTGTTCGCAGGCATTCTCGAGCACCCAGGCATGAGCAAGCGCCCGGGTTGGGGAGCGCGCCAGGGCATGAAGGACGCGAGCAGCACGGACGTCGTCGTCCACGCGGGGCGTGCGCTGAGCACCTTCTATCAATGTGGTGATGCCTACGCTTGCGATCCGGTGACCCTCGAGCCACTGGGCGCGGAGACCTGGAAGGGAAATTTCCCCGCGGAATGGGGTGTGTCAGCTCACACCAAGGTGGATGAGGTCGCACGAGAGCTGTTGTTCTTCAGCTACTCGAAGCACGCGCCATATCTCCGCTACGGGGTGGTCGATGCGTCGAATGAGGTCGTCCACCACACGGATATCCCGCTACCTGGGCCTCGGCTCCCTCACGATTTGGCGTTCACGGAGAACTACGTGATCGTGAATGACTTTCCGCTTTTTTGGGATCCGAAGCTGCTTGCTCAAGGCATCCATCATCCCCGGCTGTTCAGCGAGCTACCCACGCGGTTTGGCGTACTTCCCCGCAGAGCGGCAGGCACCGAGGTGCGCTGGTTCGAAGCCCCACCCACCTACGCACTCCACTTCGCAAACGCCTACGAGGATGGCGATGAGATAGTGTTGGACGGTTACCCGCAGGAGGACCCGGCGCCCCGTCGCCAGGCGGACGACGGTCCGTACTCGATGCTGATGCGCTACATCGATTTGCACACGCTGCGCACTCACCTCACGCGCTGGCGCTTCAACCTGCGCACAGGGGAGACCACGACGCAGCGCCTGGACCAGCGAATCGCCGAGTTTCCCATGATCAACGGGCGCTACGGCGGTCGCCCGTATCGCTTCGTGTATGCGATGACGAGCAAGCCCGGTTGGTTCTTGTTCAATGGACTGCTCAAGCACGATCTCGAAACCGGTGAGAGTCAGTCCTACTCGTTTCCTGAGGGAACCTACGCTAGTGAGTCACCGTTCGCGCCGAAAAGCGCCCACGGGGCGGACGAAGACGCGGGCTACATCGTGACGCTGGTCACCGACACCACGCACGATCGCAGTGAATGCCAAGTCTTCGACGCCAAGCGGATAGCCAACGGCCCAATCGCGCGTCTGCGTCTACCCGAGCGGATCAGCAGCGGCACCCACTCGTTCTTCGTGCCCGCCTGGGACCTCTAG